The Halorientalis sp. IM1011 genome window below encodes:
- a CDS encoding histidine kinase N-terminal 7TM domain-containing protein, translating to MSATTARMLANALWAGSYLFSTVVLATFAYVYWTNRNVRGLEYLLAAAVLGSLQSILYLLSLVAPSVATKVIFWKLFGVLAAVVVFLWYLFAVVWTGRAVLARRVTLALAGGPLAICVALLVTNTAPSVPGLHSLYWSSVSVATPDAVLSPLVFEGGPAALGQRLYSLCLLLGSVGLLVAFTARSDQRLYRWRNAMLVLGGVAGLCFAVGFAFLNLPYEPHPLVYVLAHGFVVLGVARFGDYDVVSLPENSLIEAIDGAILVYTVDGTVIELNEAAKLVLGLTDEAVGRGIVGVVELSESLPGVRGGEAGSVASPAGIADLLDGHEFTTVINGVSRTFVVRVSRLDDGGDHLGWTVLCYDVTDLRQKQQELDLLKQVLSRVLRHNVRNDLSVVKSNAKMLAEESSGLQAERLRTIMDKSDNLLDASEKARTVEKLLSSERTRSEFDVAEMATEAVETTRREFPGVAVETDLPDSCPVNAHWALSHAVENVIENAAMHNDADDPQVAVTAECGDERATLRVADNGPGIPYKELEVLERREETQLEHGSSIGLWLVDWIVDLSGGDIAFENTDRGCTVTIELDAAIPEAGEDDEATDLNLGIGADD from the coding sequence CGCGGTGCTCGGCAGTCTGCAGTCGATCCTGTACCTGCTGTCGCTGGTCGCGCCGTCGGTCGCGACGAAGGTGATCTTCTGGAAGCTGTTCGGCGTCCTCGCGGCGGTCGTGGTATTCCTCTGGTACCTGTTCGCGGTCGTCTGGACCGGGCGGGCCGTGCTCGCCCGTCGGGTGACGCTCGCGCTGGCCGGCGGACCGCTGGCTATCTGTGTCGCCCTGCTCGTCACCAACACGGCGCCGTCGGTGCCGGGGCTACACTCGCTGTACTGGTCGTCGGTGTCGGTCGCCACCCCCGACGCCGTGCTCTCGCCGCTCGTCTTCGAGGGCGGTCCGGCCGCACTCGGTCAGCGTCTCTACTCCCTCTGCCTGTTGCTCGGGAGCGTCGGCCTGCTCGTCGCCTTCACGGCGCGCTCCGATCAACGACTCTACCGCTGGCGAAACGCGATGCTGGTGCTGGGCGGCGTGGCCGGCCTCTGCTTCGCCGTCGGGTTCGCCTTCTTGAATCTCCCCTACGAGCCCCACCCGCTGGTCTACGTGCTGGCCCACGGCTTCGTCGTCCTCGGCGTGGCCCGTTTCGGCGACTACGACGTGGTCTCCCTGCCCGAGAACAGCCTCATCGAGGCCATCGACGGGGCCATCCTCGTCTACACCGTCGACGGGACGGTCATCGAGTTGAACGAGGCGGCGAAACTCGTTCTCGGCCTCACCGACGAGGCTGTCGGGCGCGGCATCGTCGGCGTGGTCGAACTCTCCGAATCACTGCCGGGGGTCCGCGGCGGCGAGGCCGGCAGCGTGGCGTCCCCTGCGGGGATCGCCGACCTGCTCGACGGCCACGAGTTTACCACGGTCATCAACGGCGTCTCCCGAACCTTCGTGGTCCGGGTGTCCCGTCTCGACGACGGCGGTGACCATCTGGGGTGGACGGTGCTGTGTTACGACGTGACCGACCTCCGGCAGAAACAGCAGGAACTCGACCTGCTCAAGCAGGTGCTCAGTCGCGTCCTCCGGCACAACGTCCGCAACGACCTCTCGGTGGTCAAGTCCAACGCGAAGATGCTCGCCGAGGAGTCCTCCGGCCTGCAGGCCGAACGCCTCCGGACGATCATGGACAAGAGCGACAACCTGCTCGACGCGAGCGAGAAGGCCCGAACCGTCGAAAAACTCCTCTCGAGCGAACGCACCCGCAGCGAGTTCGACGTGGCCGAGATGGCGACCGAGGCCGTCGAGACCACCCGCCGGGAGTTCCCCGGCGTCGCCGTCGAGACCGATCTCCCCGATTCGTGTCCGGTCAACGCCCACTGGGCCCTCTCTCACGCGGTCGAGAACGTGATCGAGAACGCCGCCATGCACAACGACGCCGACGATCCACAGGTGGCCGTCACCGCCGAGTGTGGCGACGAGCGCGCGACCCTCCGGGTCGCCGACAACGGCCCTGGCATCCCCTACAAGGAACTCGAAGTGCTGGAGCGCCGCGAGGAGACCCAGCTCGAACACGGCTCCAGCATCGGCCTCTGGCTGGTCGACTGGATCGTCGACCTCTCGGGTGGCGACATCGCGTTCGAGAACACCGATCGGGGCTGTACCGTCACCATCGAACTCGACGCCGCGATCCCCGAGGCCGGAGAGGACGACGAAGCGACCGACCTGAACCTCGGGATCGGGGCCGACGACTGA
- a CDS encoding SDR family NAD(P)-dependent oxidoreductase, whose amino-acid sequence MDGLTGKTALVTGAGSGIGRATAYRFAEEGANVVVADIVEDTARETVDRIEDAGGDAIFVEVDVSDLDSVEHMVETAVETYGSLDFAHNNAGILTDFVEVTGIAEAQWDRIVDINLKGVWACMKAELAVMEAQGEGVIVNTASEAGLVGMGGLSSYSASKHGVVGLTKSVALEYASRDIRVNAVAPGPTKTNIQSGLLGGGPGASSSLRDRIERAVSLVRTAIRTLRADFDTSAMRDVPMDRIADPEEIAGVVAFLCSSDASYITGHTIPVDGGQAAD is encoded by the coding sequence ATGGACGGACTCACTGGCAAGACGGCGCTCGTGACGGGGGCGGGGTCGGGGATCGGTCGCGCGACAGCGTACCGCTTCGCCGAGGAGGGAGCGAACGTCGTCGTGGCCGACATCGTCGAGGACACCGCCCGCGAGACGGTCGATCGCATCGAGGACGCGGGGGGTGACGCGATCTTCGTCGAGGTGGACGTGTCCGACCTCGACTCCGTCGAGCACATGGTCGAGACCGCGGTCGAGACCTACGGGTCCCTCGACTTCGCACACAACAACGCCGGTATCCTCACCGACTTCGTGGAGGTGACCGGTATCGCCGAGGCCCAGTGGGACAGGATCGTAGACATCAACCTGAAGGGCGTCTGGGCGTGCATGAAGGCAGAGCTCGCGGTGATGGAAGCACAGGGCGAGGGCGTCATCGTCAACACCGCGTCGGAGGCCGGCCTCGTCGGGATGGGTGGGCTCTCCAGTTACTCGGCCAGCAAACACGGCGTCGTCGGCCTGACGAAATCGGTCGCCCTGGAGTACGCCAGCCGTGATATCCGGGTCAACGCGGTCGCGCCGGGGCCGACGAAGACGAACATCCAGTCCGGTCTGCTGGGCGGCGGGCCGGGTGCGTCGTCGTCGCTCAGGGACCGGATCGAGCGTGCCGTCTCACTGGTCCGGACGGCGATCCGGACGCTCCGGGCCGATTTCGACACGTCGGCGATGCGGGACGTACCGATGGATCGCATCGCCGATCCGGAGGAGATCGCCGGTGTAGTCGCCTTCCTCTGTTCCTCGGACGCCTCCTACATCACCGGCCACACCATCCCGGTCGACGGCGGACAGGCGGCAGACTGA